GGAGATCTCCAGCTACGGGGTCGATCAGCGGACCGGGAGCCTGTCGTTCCTGGGGACGACGCCGCTGCAGGGCGAGCCGGTCTACGTCTCCACCGACCGTACCGGGCGCTTCGTGCTCTCGGCCTACTACTACCAGAGCACGGCGGCGGTGCACGCGGTGAACGACGACGGCGTGGCCACCTTCCCGCCCGTCGAGTGGCGCTTCACGGCGCACGGGGCGCATGCGATCCTGACCGACCGGTCCAACCGGTTCGCCTACGTTCCGCACATCGCCAACCGCGGTCCGAACCGGATCGACCAGTTCCGCTTCGACGCGCAGACCGGCCGGCTGACGCCCGGCGACCCGCCCTTCCATGCTCCGGAGGAGTATCTCGGGCCGCGGGCGCTGGCGTTCCACCCGTTCCTCGACGTCGTCTACTTCTCGGACGAGCAGGGGAGCAGCGTGACCGCGTACGCGATCGCCCCGGACGAAGGAACGCTATCGCCGCTGCAGACCATCTCCACGCTGCCCGCGGGCTACACCGGGAACAACACCTGCTCGCAGATCCGCATCTCGTCCACCGGCGAGTTCCTGTTCGCGCCGAATCGCGGGCACAACAGCGTCGCGAGCTTTCGCGTCGACGACACCACGGGTCGGCTGACGGCGGCGGCCCGCGTTGGGACAGAGCCGGTCCCGCGCGCGTTCGGCCTCGATCCGGAAGGTCGCTTCCTGTTCGCGGCCGGGCAGCAGTCCGGACGGCTGGCGTCCTACGCCGTGGACCACGAGAGCGGCGATCTCACGCCGCTCGAGACCTACGAGGTGGGCAACAACCCGATGTGGGTCCTGATGACCACGCTGGACGGGTGAACGCGGCGGGAGCAGGCTGCTGCGACTGGAGTGCGAAGGGCGCTGGGGGTGGGATCCCGAGATCCCGAATGCGCCCAGCCGCAGCAGTTGACGGTGGCATGTGTATACGGTGGCGTGCAATGTGTGCGCACAGGTGGAGGAGGAGATGAGGATGCAGCCGTTCGGAAGACAGGTCGCGATGGCGGCGGCCGCTGCGCTGGCCCTGACGCTGGCAGCGGACGTGACGTCGGCGCAGGAAGCGGAAGTGTCGTATACCCCGGTCACGGACGAACGGCTCCGCGCCGGCGATCCGAGCGACTGGTTGATGTACCGCCGCACCTACGACAGCCAGGGCTACAGCCCGCTGGACCAGATCACGACGGAGAACGTGGCCGGCCTCGTGCCGGTGTGGACGATGTCCACCGGCGTGACCTCCGGCCACGAGGCGCCGCCGATCGTCAACGACGGCGTGATGTTCGTGACGACGCCGGAGGATCGCGTCATTGCCATCGACGCGCGGACCGGAGAGCAGCTCTGGATCTACAACCGGCAGTTCCCGGAGGGCATGGCCCACCCGCACCGCACGAACCGCGGCGTCGCGCTGTACGGCGACAAAGTGTTCTACACGACGCACGACGCGTTCGTGGTGGCGCTCGACGCGGTCTCGGGCGAGGTGGTCTGGGAGACGGCGGTCGCCGACTACCGGACCGGCTACTACATGACCATTGCGCCGCTGGTGGCCAACGGCAAGGTGCTGATCGGGCCCTCGGGCGGCGAGCGGGGCATCCGCGGCTTCGTGGCTGCGTACGATCCCGACACCGGCGAGGAAGTGTGGCGCACGCACACGATTCCGGAGCCGGGCGAGCCGGGCAGCGAGACGTGGCCGGGCGAGACCTGGCGCACCGGCGGCGCCTCGATCTGGATCACCGGCTCGTACGATCCGGAGCTCAACCTCACCTATTGGGGCACTGGCAACCCGGGCCCGTGGATCGGCGACCAGCGGCCCGGGGACAACCTCTACACCAACTCGGTGGTCGCGTTCGACGCCGATACGGGCGAGCTGAAGGGTTACCACCAGTACCACCACAACGGGTCGTGGGACTGGGACGAGGTCTCGGCGCCGCTGCTGATCGACGTCCCGCGCGACGGCCGCACCATTCCGACGCTGATCCATCCGGCGCGCAACGGCTACCTGTGGATGCTGGAGCGGAAGCCGGACTCCATCGGCTTCGTCGAGGCGCGGCCCTACGTGGACCAGAACGTGTTCACGGCGATCGACCCGGTGACGGGACGGCCGGAATACGACCTCGAGCGCAAGCCGGGCACGGGCAAGCCGGCCACCTTCTGCCCGTCGCTCTGGGGCGGCAAGGACTGGCCGCCGGCCGCCTACAGCCCGCAGACCGGATACCTCTACATCCCGGCCAACGAGAACCTCTGCTCGACCATGGTCGGCGTGGAGGTGGACTACGTGCCGGGCCGCGGCTTCACCGGCGCGTCGCAGACGGTGTTCGTGGTGGACGAGGCCGACCACATCGGCGAGATCCAGGCCTGGAACCTCGCGACCGGCGAGCAGGTCTGGACGCACGAGTTCGGGACGTCCCAGAACTGGGGGCCGATCCTCGCCACCGGCGGCGGCCTGATCTTCACCGGCGGCACCAACGACCGCTACTTCCGCGCCTTCGACGCCGAGACCGGCGACCTGCTCTGGGAGCAGCGCACCAACTCGGGGGTCATCGGCGTGCCGTCGTCCTACGAGATCGACGGCGTGCAGTACATCGCCGTGCAGTCCGGCTGGGGCGTCGACGCGGCGGGAATGCAGCGCGCCGTGAACGCCCACTTCGACGCCGAGAGGCTCGTGCCGCAGGGGGGCGTCATCTGGGTCTTCGCCCTGCCGCCGGATCGCCGCTGACGCTGCGGCCGATTCGGTCCGGTTGGGCCGGGCGGGGCAGCCTGCCCCGTCAATCGAGGTCGCCTGAGGCGGTCTTGCATGGACCGCCTCAGGCCGCTCCTCAGCCCTTCAGTCGGTTGACTATTCGCAGCGCGGCGATGGTTGCCACGCTGGCGTACAGGGCCGTCGACAGGCCGTCGAGGATGCCGTCCAGGTACATGCCCACCGTGGGGATGGCACTGAGCACGTCCGCGCCGGCTGCCGCCCCGACCGCCAGGACGACAATCAGGTAGGCCGACGCATCCTCGGCGTCGATCGCCACGTAGGCGTAGGCGAGGCCCAGCAGGACCAGCAGAATCCCCATAGCGCCGCCGGGGTTGGCGGCAGGTACCAAGGCCAGTATTGCCGCGAGGAGGGTCAGACCGACGATGACTCTGGTTGCCATTCTCTTCTCCTTTCAGGGAGCAGTACGACAGACCGTTGGTCGACGAGAGAGAGCGTGGTCGGGAAGCCGGCAAGAGGCGCTACCGGCGGGCCGGCTGCCGACGAGACAGGGTGAACGAGACGTTGCAGCAGCGACACTTGCGCGCTCACGTTCCCGATCTGCCGCCAGCACGCCCCATGAGACGTGCTGGCCGAACCCTACTTGCCGTAGACGTGGGGAGACAGTCTTTCGCGTTCACGCGCAGCGGTCAAGGAAAATCGTGATTGCGCGTGGAGGACTTCGGGAGGCGCGCGCCGCTCAGTACTCGCGGAAGATCCGCCGGATCTCGTCCAGGTCGCGGGTTCGGGTGAGCGCCAGCATCAGGAGAATGCGCGCCTTCTGCGGGTTCAGGGTGTCGCCGGCCACCATTTCCAGCCCGTCGTCCGCGGTGCGCGGCAGCACGCGCCCGCTCCCCACCCGGTTCGATCGCACGATGATCGGCCTCGCGCCGGCGGGCAGGGTGGTTACGCGTTCCAGCGTATCGCGTTCCCGGCGCGACATCCCGCCGGCGCCCGTGCCGGCCAGCACGATGCCGTCGACGCCGTCCTCGATCAGCGCCTCGATCAGCACCGGGTTCGCCTCCACGTACGAGTAGACGATGTCCACCCGCGGAAAAGCCTCGATGCCCGCGAGAGCGAACTCGGAATCGGCCGTATGACGTTTCGTCGGCGCCCGGTAGAACGACACCCGGTCACCGTCCACGTAGCCGAGAAGGCCGAGGTCCCGGGAGTTGAACGTCTCCAGCCGGTACGTGCTGGTCTTGGTGACGTCGCGGGCGGCGTTGACCTGGTCGTTCAAGACGACCAGCACTCCCTTGCCGCGCGCCTCGGGCGACGCTGCGGTGCGGACGGCGTTCAGCAGGTTCAGGGGACCGTCGGCGCTGATGGCCGTCGCCGGCCGCTGCGCGCCCACCAGCACGACCGGCCGGTCGTGGCGGACCGTCAGGTTGAGAAAGTAGGCCGTCTCTTCCAGCGTATTGGTGCCGTGGGTGATCACCACGCCGGCCGTGTCCGGCTCGTCGTTGAAGATCGCGTCGATGCGGCGGGCGAGCGTGAGCCAGTCGTCGAAGGTGATGTTGGGGCTGCCGACGTTGGCGACCTGCTCCACGCGGATGGTGGCGTGCCGGGCCAGGTCCGGCACCGCCGCGACGAGCTCCTCGCCCGAGAAAGCGCCCGCGCGGTACTCGGTCAGGCTGGTCGGCGACGCGCCGCCGCCGGAGATGGTGCCGCCGGTGGCGAGCACCCAGACCACCGGGGGGGCGCCTGGCGTTTCCTGGGCGCGCGCCGGTATGCCCGGGGTCGCGGCCAGCGCGACCAGAGCGACCGCGGCCATGAACCCGCGCTTCGGGGTTCGGCCGGTGTCCCATGCAGTGTCCCGCACCGGGCGCTCCGGCGAGGTGCGAAGCGCTGAAGCCAGGGCGCCGAAGACAGGATCGGATCGCTTACTCATCGGCCGCCTCCTGCGCCGGCAGCGCGAAAACGAAGAGGTTGTTGCCGTCGCTCGGGCGCATGTCGGGGGTCAGCCGCCGCAGGCCGGTGGTGTTCAGGGAGTCGCCGGTGCTCACGGCGACGAATTGCCGGCCGTCGACCGCGTAGGTGACCGGAAAGCCGGTGACCGGCGAGCCGAGGTTGATCTCCCACAACACCTCGCCGGACTCGTGATCGAACGCCTTGAAGCGGCCGTTGGCGTCGCCGCCGAAGATCAGGCCGCCGGCGGTGGCCACGAGCGACATGGTGAACGCTTCCTGAGCATGGGTCCAGACGGTCTTTCCGGTCTCGGCAGAGATGGCCTGGATCGTTCCGAGGTACTGCTCGCCGGGCGTCACCTCCGTCCGCACCGTCAGGGCGTACCAGCCGACCCCGGCCGACGCCAGCATCCGCCCGCACGTGTGGCGCAGCGGCATGTACATCAGGTTCGTCAGCGGACTGTACGCGCCCGCTTCCCAGTCCTTGCCGCCGTGCCAGGTGGGGCAGGCCATCACCTCCTGGCCTTCGCTCGTGAACACGACCTCGCCGTTCTCCGTCACCGCGCCGGTGGACCCGTCGATGTCGCTGATGACGTTCTGCGCGACGGTCGGCCGCGCCCACAAGAACTCGCCGGTCGCGCGGTCGAGGGTGTACACGACGCCGGTCTTGCCGGGTATGCCGGTCACCACCCGGCGGCGCTCGCCGGGTTGCAGACGCGGGTTGATCCAGGCAACGGCTGCCGGGTCCGGAGTGACGGCCGTGTCGACCAGGAGCCGCTCGAAGGGGTGATCGAGGTCCCAGTGGTCGTTCAGGTGCTGGTAGTACCAGACGATTTCGCCGGTCTCGGCGTCCAGAGCCAGCGTCGAGTTGTGGTAGAGGTGCGTGTTGGCGACCCCGCCGATGAGGAACTTCGGCGCCGGCGACGTGACCGACG
Above is a window of Acidobacteriota bacterium DNA encoding:
- a CDS encoding PQQ-binding-like beta-propeller repeat protein codes for the protein MPDHSQSTRATSAQVESDRRVRRVAPGAPPGTDRSVSMNRYARPLATVRIVLFLLTATALAPAAAGAQTSTGDFVPVTDAMLQDPAPGDWLMWRRTLDSWGYSPLDQINRENVDSIRMVWSRGMNDGMQQGTPLVYGGVLYMPNPSDVIQAIDARTGDLVWEHRRDHPDDLDDHVPGLTRTNRNIAIHDRFIIDTSADDYVFALDALTGELVWETEILDYRTLPAHQSSGPIIADGRIVSGRGCKPESGPNACVVTAHDAATGAELWRRRLIPGPGEPGDETWGGVPFEERRHVGAWMVPSYDPELNLVYIGTSVTSPAPKFLIGGVANTHLYHNSTLALDAETGEIVWYYQHLNDHWDLDHPFERLLVDTAVTPDPAAVAWINPRLQPGERRRVVTGIPGKTGVVYTLDRATGEFLWARPTVAQNVISDIDGSTGAVTENGEVVFTSEGQEVMACPTWHGGKDWEAGAYSPLTNLMYMPLRHTCGRMLASAGVGWYALTVRTEVTPGEQYLGTIQAISAETGKTVWTHAQEAFTMSLVATAGGLIFGGDANGRFKAFDHESGEVLWEINLGSPVTGFPVTYAVDGRQFVAVSTGDSLNTTGLRRLTPDMRPSDGNNLFVFALPAQEAADE
- a CDS encoding lactonase family protein; this encodes MSSRQTRHHMYVALQDDNKISIFTMHPSTGALSWQEDVAIEGGPAPLALSPDKRVLYVGRRGSQEISSYGVDQRTGSLSFLGTTPLQGEPVYVSTDRTGRFVLSAYYYQSTAAVHAVNDDGVATFPPVEWRFTAHGAHAILTDRSNRFAYVPHIANRGPNRIDQFRFDAQTGRLTPGDPPFHAPEEYLGPRALAFHPFLDVVYFSDEQGSSVTAYAIAPDEGTLSPLQTISTLPAGYTGNNTCSQIRISSTGEFLFAPNRGHNSVASFRVDDTTGRLTAAARVGTEPVPRAFGLDPEGRFLFAAGQQSGRLASYAVDHESGDLTPLETYEVGNNPMWVLMTTLDG
- a CDS encoding asparaginase; this translates as MAAVALVALAATPGIPARAQETPGAPPVVWVLATGGTISGGGASPTSLTEYRAGAFSGEELVAAVPDLARHATIRVEQVANVGSPNITFDDWLTLARRIDAIFNDEPDTAGVVITHGTNTLEETAYFLNLTVRHDRPVVLVGAQRPATAISADGPLNLLNAVRTAASPEARGKGVLVVLNDQVNAARDVTKTSTYRLETFNSRDLGLLGYVDGDRVSFYRAPTKRHTADSEFALAGIEAFPRVDIVYSYVEANPVLIEALIEDGVDGIVLAGTGAGGMSRRERDTLERVTTLPAGARPIIVRSNRVGSGRVLPRTADDGLEMVAGDTLNPQKARILLMLALTRTRDLDEIRRIFREY
- a CDS encoding PQQ-dependent dehydrogenase, methanol/ethanol family — protein: MQPFGRQVAMAAAAALALTLAADVTSAQEAEVSYTPVTDERLRAGDPSDWLMYRRTYDSQGYSPLDQITTENVAGLVPVWTMSTGVTSGHEAPPIVNDGVMFVTTPEDRVIAIDARTGEQLWIYNRQFPEGMAHPHRTNRGVALYGDKVFYTTHDAFVVALDAVSGEVVWETAVADYRTGYYMTIAPLVANGKVLIGPSGGERGIRGFVAAYDPDTGEEVWRTHTIPEPGEPGSETWPGETWRTGGASIWITGSYDPELNLTYWGTGNPGPWIGDQRPGDNLYTNSVVAFDADTGELKGYHQYHHNGSWDWDEVSAPLLIDVPRDGRTIPTLIHPARNGYLWMLERKPDSIGFVEARPYVDQNVFTAIDPVTGRPEYDLERKPGTGKPATFCPSLWGGKDWPPAAYSPQTGYLYIPANENLCSTMVGVEVDYVPGRGFTGASQTVFVVDEADHIGEIQAWNLATGEQVWTHEFGTSQNWGPILATGGGLIFTGGTNDRYFRAFDAETGDLLWEQRTNSGVIGVPSSYEIDGVQYIAVQSGWGVDAAGMQRAVNAHFDAERLVPQGGVIWVFALPPDRR